The genomic window TTTCCTTTTCGAAGCGCTTCACTAGAATTTCTAAAGGCAATTATTTTTTGATATTCCAAAAGCATATCGTTATCTGCCGTAGACCAATCTATTGGCACATTGTCAAAATAATCAATGCGTTTGTTATAGCCAATTTCCTGACCATTGTAAATCATAGGAACAGATTTCATACTCGACGCAATTACAAAAGCGGCTAACGATCCTTTTTTTCCTCCAAAAAGTTCAAGTGGAGTTCCGTCAGAAAGATTCACGTCGTGATTTGTGGTGTAACGCACAATTCTTTTTGAAGCATCTAACTGCCCATATTCTTTAGAGCTTTCTGTTTGAAGATAGCTTGCAGGCTGAGCTTCTGAAAACACTTTTTCTAAAGCGCCGAAATAGGCAAAACCAAAAGTATAATCAAATCCTGCATCAAAATGATTAACTCTAGTGCCTTCTGCCATCAAAATCATCCTTTGGTTCTTTATTTTACGGATTGCAGTAATCGCTTCTGACCAGAAATTCATCGGAACAAAATCGGCAGCATCACATCTAAAACCATCAATATTGGCATTGTAAACCCAATAGGACATGGCATCGATCATGGCTTTTTTCATTTCAGCATTGGTATAATTTAACTGCGCCACATCTTGCCAGTTTGTTCCCGGCGGAATGGTAATGTTTCCGCTAGCGTCTTTCTGGTACCAGTCTGGATGGGCTGTTATCCATTGATTATCCCAAGAAGTATGATTGGCTACCCAGTCTAAAATCACCGCCATATTTTTGCTATGTGCTTCTGTAACCAAAGCTCGAAGATCTTCTAATGTTCCATAATCGGTATTAACGGCTTTGTAGTCTTTAATAGAATACGGTGAACCTAGTTTTCCAGCCATTTTTACTTTTCCAACAGGATAAATCGGCATCAGATAAATGACATTTGCACCTAGTTTCTGTATATCTGCAAGTCGTTTCTGAACGCCTTTTAAGTTTCCTTCTGGACTGAAAGAGCGCACATTCACCTGATAAATTACGGCATCTTCGTTGGCTGCAACTTTATCAAATGTTGATCCATACTGCTGATATTCGTTTTCAGGCTTTGGCTCTGGTTTCGGATTTTCTTCAGAAGAACTGCACGATACAAAAGCTATTGAAAGCAGTAAAGCAAGAAAAATATTGGTGTTAGACTTCATGATTTTAAAATTAAAATTGATAGATTTTGAGCGGGCAGTTTTATTTTTTTTAGATAACCTGCCTTTTGCTCAGAAAGGCAGGTTTCACTCAAAACTAATCTAACAAGTATGAATGATGTTAGATTATTTTTTAACTATGCTGCAAGTTGCTGTTGCAGGATAGCCATTTGTGTTTGGATCTGTTTCTTCAATAGTGAACGTAACTTCATAAGTTCCAGCTTCAGTAATGGTATAAGAGCCTTGATCGTCACGATTGATGGTATTTGTTGTAGCATCTTTAGGTCCGTAATTAACGTCCCATTTGTTGTTCAATCTGAATTTCAATGCTCCAGGAACTAAGTCTGCTGTTACTTTCCATGTTTTAGTTTGATGATCATAACTCATTGGCGTGCTATTGTCCCATCCTCCAGATTGAGCAGTTCCAACAATTCCCCATGCATAAGGAGTAGCAGACCATTTTAGCGTGTTCAAATTTACTTTAATTTGGTATGAACCTGCACTTGGAAGAAATAAATTATCATCATCCATTCTAACTAAATCTTCATTAGTAGCACCTGCACCATAAAATTCAGCCCATGTTCTGGCAGTATTTAATTTGAATGCTAATGCAGTACCTTCAGCAGTCATATATCCTTGATAGATTCCTTTTTCTATTGCTGTTAAAGCCGCAGCAGTTTCGACTGCCCAACCTTGATAATCACCAGGCATAAAAATTTCGCCAAAAGCAACTGCTTTTTCGTAAGGAGTGACCGTTATCTCAATTGGATCTGAATAAATATTTCTATCCATGGCAGCCACGACTCTTACTGCTAGTTTTCCGTCTACATTTGGTTGTAATCCTAGATCTGTTGCAATTTTATTCAAATCACGAACTGTAAAAGATTTACTCAAAACATCGTTTCCTGCTTCAAATGTTTTAGCAGTTAACCAAGCCTTACTACCAGAAGTATTTGCTGGAAGATCAAATTGAACTGTGTATAAAACAGGTGCTTCAATCGGGAAAACAACAGCTGGCCAAGAAATAGTTGTTGCAGTATCGTCGGCTGTATCTTCTGTAAGCACAATTTTACTTGCAGAGGATGTAATTGCAGAGGGAAAACTAACCGATTTTAAAACGGTTAATTCCGCATCAGATTCACAAGAAGTAGCTACGATTACTAATGCCAGTAATGCTGCTAATTTATTTATATATTTTTTCATAGTATTGAGCTGTTTTAGTAACCTGGATTTTGTTTTAGTCCTGGATTTGCATTTAAAGCTGAAGTTGGAATAGGGAATATTTTTCTATATTCTTCTGAAGTGCCTTTGAATTCATTTGGCAACAAAAACTTATCAAAACGAATCATATCTTCTCTACGATGTCCTTCCCAGTTTAACTCACGTCCTCTTTCATCAAAAATATCATCAAGAGTAGGGTTTGAAGCTAAAGCACCAAGACCAGCACGAGTTCTAATAGCATCAACCAAAGGTTTAGCGGCTCCAGAATTGCCTAGACGAACATTACATTCGGCTGTCATTAATATAACATCAGCATATCTATAAATTGGAAAATCATTTGAAGCTCCGCCACCATTCATTGAACCTGCAGGATAAAATTTAACATTTCTAACACCTTCTTGAGCGCCCGCTCCAGGATTATCTAATGAAGTGATGTCTAATGTATAATTTATGTTACCTGGTTGTGGCCCTAACAGGAATTGTTTTTTACGAATATCTTTATCGTCATACTTTAGGTAAAAATCTTTTGGAACAACAGATCCGTTCCAGCCACTGTAACCAAATAGAGCATTAGCATGTGGTCCAATCAAACTGCGTACTGTAAAAATATTACGACCTACAACATCTACAGTAGTATAAATAGATAAAATCGTTTCATCTTGAGGACTTGTATCTCCAAACAATTCGTAGTATTTATTTCCTAGCGGACTTGAAGCATCTGAAAGTGCAGGGTGCAATGAAAATCCTCCGCCATTTACAACATTACAAGCTGCTAGACATTCTTCCCATTTTGGAGTTCCAGTTAAAACACCTGCATTCAAGTATACTTTAGCAAGCAAAGTGTATCCAGCCCATTTGTTGAATCTTCCGTAAAATTCACCACCTTTAGTACCTGGCAGTAAATCAACATTGGCTTTTAATTCTGATACTACAAAATCAAATACGACCTGACGACTTGCTTGTGGAATTTTGTCAACAGTAATATTGTTATCTGTGTAAAAAGGAACACTTCCAAAATCATCAATTAATAAATAATAGAAAAAAGCTCTTAAAACTTTAGCTTCAGCAATTTTTGATGCATCCGCTTTAGAGTCTTCCAATTGTTGTATTGCAAGGTTGGCATTGAAAATTGATTTGTAAAGCCAGTTCCATGTATTTTTAACTACTTCGTCTGTTGGCAACCATTGGTGTTTGAACAAAATTGCAAATTCAGTTGACCAGTCACCTGTATTTCTGTGAGGAATAACTTGATCATCAGCACACATGGAATTTAAGTCATACCAACCCATATCGGCACCAGCATAACCAACGCCATTCCAATTACCAGGAATTTGTGCATATACACTTGCTAAGGCTATGTCAGCTCCTTGAGGAGATCCATAAAAATCTTTCGCAGGGTATTGATCGTACACGTTTTCTTCAACATTGGTGCAACCTGTCAGAGCAAAGAAACAAATGCTTCCTGCTAAAAATATATTTTTTATTTTCATTTCTTTTACTATTTAAATTTAACGTTTACACCAAACGAAATGCTTCTGGTACGAGGATAAATTCCTCTGTCTCCTCCAAAATAATCATTAACGTCACCACTACCACTTAAGTTGATTTCAGGATCAATACCCGAATAGTTGGTGATAAGGAATAGGTTGTTTCCAGTAAGAGAAAGTCTAATTGACTCTATAAATCGATCTTTAAAGCTAAAATTGTATCCTGCAGTAACGTTTTCTAAACGAACAAAAGAACCATCTTCCAACCATAAATTTGAAGAATATTGCGAGGTGTAAATGCCTAAATCAACAGCACTTTGTAAAACATTGCTTTTTCCGATGTTTTCCATATAACTTGAACGTTGATTTACAGTGTTATAAACTTTATTCCCTCCTGATCCTCTTAGTAATATAGAAGCGTCAAACTTTTTATATCTCAAAGTTGGATTGAAAGCAAAAGTATAAGTTGGTAAAGCAGAACCTTGCATTACACGATCCAGACTCATACTGCCTTGGTCAATAACGCCATCACCATTTTGGTCTACTACCGTTTCAGCGTTAGCAGCATCTTTACCTTGGTGTTGTAAAATATTAAATGTACCAATTGGTTGTCCTTTTATCAAATAAGAATTCGGTGCACCCCAACTTACATAATCTGTATTTAATGCTACTCCATTGATACTTCCGCTTAGGTTAAGAACCTCATTACTCATAAAGGAAACATTTCCTGCCAAAGTAAAAGTTGTATTTTCATTACGAATTACATCATACGCCAGAGCAACCTCAAGACCTTTGTTTCTTATACTACCAACGTTGGCTTTAATTTTGTCATGTGGGTAAGGAGGCTGAGGTACTGTATAGTCAAATAATAAATTATCTGTTGTTGCAGTATACACATCAATTGTACCTCTCAATCGGCTGTCAATTAAACTAAAATCAAGACCAATATTAGTTTGTTTTTTGGTTTCCCATTTCAGATCTGGATTGCCATTTTGAGTGATGTTGTAATTTGGAATTTGAGAACCTCCAAAATAAGTTGTTCCAGAGGCACCAACCAAAGAAAGAGAACTTAGAGGTTTCAACCCTTGCTGATTTCCGGTAACGCCATAACCTACACGTAGTTTCAAATCATTAACAACAGATTGATTAGCCATAAATGATTCTTTTGCAATTTGCCAAGCGACCGAAGCAGATGGAAAATTACCCCATTTATTATTTTCTCCAAAGACAGAAGATCCATCACGTCTGATACTTGCTGTAACCAAATAACGGTCTAGTAAAGAGTAATTTACTCTTGCCAAAAAAGAAGCTAGAGTTCTATCTTCTTTAGAAGATTTAATATCACCAGGAAGAGCTTTACTAATGTCACCTAATTGAAGGTTATTATAAGTTGCTAAATCATTAATAAAACCTCTTACTTGAGAGTAATTTTCTTGCTTGCTTTGGTACTGCCATTCGTATAAGGCCAAAGCATTAATAGAGTGAACTCCAAATGTTTTTTTGTAATTCAAACTAATATCCATTAATTTTTCTTCTTGACGAGTATTATTGATATTTCCAAAACCTTTTTGGTTAATTGCGTTTGCATCAGTAGATTTTGCTGGATTATAAAAACCGATTGAATTATTTGCTTTTCTCCAGCTTCCAAACCAGCCAGCTTGTAAACCATCAACTATATCCAAATCAGCTTTAAGACTTCCGAATAAATTATCATATTTTCCCTCATTAGTAATTTCTTGTTGAGCCGCATAAGGATTCAAATATTGAAATAGGTTAGGATCTGTATAATAAGTTGTTCCGTCTGATTCAAACACAGGATCAGTAGGACGCATTTGATAAGCCTGAGAAATTAAGTTTGAAACCTGATTAACTCTACCAATACTTTGTACACTGCTGGCCGTATTACTAATTCCGTTAGTTAAACTATAAGTCAAAGTTAATTTGTCATCCAACGCTTTTTGAGTGGCTTGTAATCTTGCAATGTATTTTTTATTGTTAGAGTTAATCACAACACCATCTTGCAAAATAGCACTTACAGATCCGTGGTTGCTAAATTTTTCACTGCCTCCACCAAACGAAAGTGTATGCGTTTGCGTAAATCCTGTTTGTGTTAAAATTCCGTACCAATCTGTATTTGCGCCATGATTTGCAGAAGCAGGAACTCCAACACTTTGTGCTGCAGTCCACCATTGATCAGCATTTAGAAAATCTAATTTTTTTGGAATAAAATCGATAGAAGAAGAACCTACATATTCAAAAGTTGTTTTTCCTGTTTTATTCGTTTTAGTTCTTACGATAATTACTCCAGCAGCTCCTCTAGATCCATAAACGGCTGTAGCCGAGGCATCTTTCAAAATATCGATCGATTCAATTTCTGTTGGAGGAATCGAATTTAATAAATCTAAATTTCCCTGAATTCCATCTACCACAACCAAAGGATCGCTTCCGCCAATTAAAGAACTTACTCCACGAATACGTACACTTGGACCAGAACCAGGTTCGCTACCAATTTGGTTAATATTGACACCCGCCGCTTTTCCAGAAATTAATTGCAACGGATTTACAATTGCACCTTGATTCATCTCTTTAGCATTAATAGTAGAAACTGCACCCGTTACATCTTTTTTAGTAACCGATCCATAACCAACTAAAACTACCTCTTGCAGGTTAGTAGCATCTGGTTCCAATTGAATATTTAAAATGCCATTTCCAGCAGGAACTTTTTTAGTTTTATAACCCACAAAACTTACCGCAATAATAGAAGAACTGCTTTCAACAGTAAGTTTAAATTTACCGTCAAAATCGGTTACAACACTATTTTTTGTGCCTTCTTCGATGATAGAAGCTCCAGGAAGCGGAGCACCATTTTCGTCAGTAACAATTCCAGAAATAGTTTCCTTTTCGTCCTCAATATTTTGTGTTTTTAATTCTGGCTTTTTAAGGATAATTTGTGTGTCGCGAATTTTAAATTCTGTTGGAGTTCCTTTAAAAATTCTGTCCAAAACTACATATATCGATTGTTCTTTTACAGAAATAGAAACCGTTCGATCTAAGTCGACATCATTCATTTTGTAAATAAATCTGAAATCTGTTTTTTGTTCAATGGTCTCAATAACCTTTTCGATTGTTGAATTGTTCAATTCAAGAGTAACTTTAGTTTTTTGAGCATAAGTACTTGCTTTGATATTAAACATGGCGACCAAAATAAGTAGAGTAGTTAATTTCAATTTTAGGTCATTTTGGAACAATGAGTATAGAAACCCATTATTCTTAGATTTTTTTTTCATAATTTTGTTAATTGATTGTAGTTAATTCGTTATATTCAATCACTTAGTAAATCGGAAATTGTTCGCAGCTCTTTCCGATTTTTTTATTCCCGTAATGTTATCTCATCATATATTGTATTGGTTTTAGTGGTTATTTAATTAGTATTTGATTGTTTTTTATCGTGTAATTAATGCCATGAACATCATTAAAATAGCTCATCACATTCTCAATTGATTCTTCTTTAAAGCTGGCATTGAATTTCTCGTTAGCCAATTTTTCATTTTTATTAATGATCGTTACGTTGTAGCGTCTTTCCAGTTTGGTAATGATGTTTTTGAAAGTCATGTTTCTAAAAGTAAGTCCACCATCTATCCAAGAAGTATAGATTTCTGTAGCAACCTGTTTAGTAAAAATTGAAGCATTTTCTTTGTTGAAACTTCCTTTATAGCCCGGTTTTAAGATTGTATTTTTAGAAGCATCAAAATTTTCGTTAGAACGATACATTCCA from Flavobacterium sp. KACC 22763 includes these protein-coding regions:
- a CDS encoding alpha-amylase family glycosyl hydrolase, with the protein product MKSNTNIFLALLLSIAFVSCSSSEENPKPEPKPENEYQQYGSTFDKVAANEDAVIYQVNVRSFSPEGNLKGVQKRLADIQKLGANVIYLMPIYPVGKVKMAGKLGSPYSIKDYKAVNTDYGTLEDLRALVTEAHSKNMAVILDWVANHTSWDNQWITAHPDWYQKDASGNITIPPGTNWQDVAQLNYTNAEMKKAMIDAMSYWVYNANIDGFRCDAADFVPMNFWSEAITAIRKIKNQRMILMAEGTRVNHFDAGFDYTFGFAYFGALEKVFSEAQPASYLQTESSKEYGQLDASKRIVRYTTNHDVNLSDGTPLELFGGKKGSLAAFVIASSMKSVPMIYNGQEIGYNKRIDYFDNVPIDWSTADNDMLLEYQKIIAFRNSSEALRKGKLTGYSSNDVSVFTMETTTDKVLIVANIKNKNVKYTAPTALANTNWTDALTGNQIAIGTEINLEAYQYLILKKTITLLIQIDL
- a CDS encoding SusE domain-containing protein gives rise to the protein MKKYINKLAALLALVIVATSCESDAELTVLKSVSFPSAITSSASKIVLTEDTADDTATTISWPAVVFPIEAPVLYTVQFDLPANTSGSKAWLTAKTFEAGNDVLSKSFTVRDLNKIATDLGLQPNVDGKLAVRVVAAMDRNIYSDPIEITVTPYEKAVAFGEIFMPGDYQGWAVETAAALTAIEKGIYQGYMTAEGTALAFKLNTARTWAEFYGAGATNEDLVRMDDDNLFLPSAGSYQIKVNLNTLKWSATPYAWGIVGTAQSGGWDNSTPMSYDHQTKTWKVTADLVPGALKFRLNNKWDVNYGPKDATTNTINRDDQGSYTITEAGTYEVTFTIEETDPNTNGYPATATCSIVKK
- a CDS encoding RagB/SusD family nutrient uptake outer membrane protein — encoded protein: MKIKNIFLAGSICFFALTGCTNVEENVYDQYPAKDFYGSPQGADIALASVYAQIPGNWNGVGYAGADMGWYDLNSMCADDQVIPHRNTGDWSTEFAILFKHQWLPTDEVVKNTWNWLYKSIFNANLAIQQLEDSKADASKIAEAKVLRAFFYYLLIDDFGSVPFYTDNNITVDKIPQASRQVVFDFVVSELKANVDLLPGTKGGEFYGRFNKWAGYTLLAKVYLNAGVLTGTPKWEECLAACNVVNGGGFSLHPALSDASSPLGNKYYELFGDTSPQDETILSIYTTVDVVGRNIFTVRSLIGPHANALFGYSGWNGSVVPKDFYLKYDDKDIRKKQFLLGPQPGNINYTLDITSLDNPGAGAQEGVRNVKFYPAGSMNGGGASNDFPIYRYADVILMTAECNVRLGNSGAAKPLVDAIRTRAGLGALASNPTLDDIFDERGRELNWEGHRREDMIRFDKFLLPNEFKGTSEEYRKIFPIPTSALNANPGLKQNPGY
- a CDS encoding TonB-dependent receptor, whose product is MKLTTLLILVAMFNIKASTYAQKTKVTLELNNSTIEKVIETIEQKTDFRFIYKMNDVDLDRTVSISVKEQSIYVVLDRIFKGTPTEFKIRDTQIILKKPELKTQNIEDEKETISGIVTDENGAPLPGASIIEEGTKNSVVTDFDGKFKLTVESSSSIIAVSFVGYKTKKVPAGNGILNIQLEPDATNLQEVVLVGYGSVTKKDVTGAVSTINAKEMNQGAIVNPLQLISGKAAGVNINQIGSEPGSGPSVRIRGVSSLIGGSDPLVVVDGIQGNLDLLNSIPPTEIESIDILKDASATAVYGSRGAAGVIIVRTKTNKTGKTTFEYVGSSSIDFIPKKLDFLNADQWWTAAQSVGVPASANHGANTDWYGILTQTGFTQTHTLSFGGGSEKFSNHGSVSAILQDGVVINSNNKKYIARLQATQKALDDKLTLTYSLTNGISNTASSVQSIGRVNQVSNLISQAYQMRPTDPVFESDGTTYYTDPNLFQYLNPYAAQQEITNEGKYDNLFGSLKADLDIVDGLQAGWFGSWRKANNSIGFYNPAKSTDANAINQKGFGNINNTRQEEKLMDISLNYKKTFGVHSINALALYEWQYQSKQENYSQVRGFINDLATYNNLQLGDISKALPGDIKSSKEDRTLASFLARVNYSLLDRYLVTASIRRDGSSVFGENNKWGNFPSASVAWQIAKESFMANQSVVNDLKLRVGYGVTGNQQGLKPLSSLSLVGASGTTYFGGSQIPNYNITQNGNPDLKWETKKQTNIGLDFSLIDSRLRGTIDVYTATTDNLLFDYTVPQPPYPHDKIKANVGSIRNKGLEVALAYDVIRNENTTFTLAGNVSFMSNEVLNLSGSINGVALNTDYVSWGAPNSYLIKGQPIGTFNILQHQGKDAANAETVVDQNGDGVIDQGSMSLDRVMQGSALPTYTFAFNPTLRYKKFDASILLRGSGGNKVYNTVNQRSSYMENIGKSNVLQSAVDLGIYTSQYSSNLWLEDGSFVRLENVTAGYNFSFKDRFIESIRLSLTGNNLFLITNYSGIDPEINLSGSGDVNDYFGGDRGIYPRTRSISFGVNVKFK